Proteins encoded within one genomic window of Microbacterium sp. zg-B185:
- a CDS encoding N-acetyltransferase: protein MKGERLSLGDPERSIPGELKTGEFSLRPILATDAARDFEAVMETRVDLRVWEQSSWPADDFTIEANRQDLADLERRHVDRRAFTYTVLDPGGTECLGCVYIFPTTATFLTKAAVTSVLEGAQWAEIDAVVYFWVRESRISSDMDVRLLAAIRSWMDEDWSLARSVFVTNEQFERQVQLLELAGLQVNFELREPGKPGNYLVYG, encoded by the coding sequence GTGAAGGGTGAACGCCTGTCGTTGGGTGATCCGGAGCGCAGCATTCCGGGCGAGCTGAAGACCGGCGAGTTCTCCCTGCGGCCCATCCTGGCTACGGACGCGGCGCGTGATTTTGAAGCCGTTATGGAGACGCGGGTTGATCTGCGCGTGTGGGAGCAGTCTTCCTGGCCAGCCGACGATTTCACTATCGAGGCGAATCGCCAAGACCTCGCGGATCTCGAGCGACGACACGTAGACCGGCGTGCATTCACCTACACCGTGCTCGACCCGGGCGGCACCGAGTGCCTCGGTTGCGTCTACATCTTCCCGACAACCGCGACGTTCCTCACGAAAGCCGCAGTGACTTCCGTGCTCGAGGGCGCCCAATGGGCGGAGATCGACGCTGTCGTCTACTTCTGGGTCCGCGAGTCGCGGATCTCCTCAGATATGGATGTCCGACTTCTTGCCGCGATCAGGTCGTGGATGGATGAGGACTGGTCGCTCGCGCGGAGCGTGTTCGTTACCAACGAACAGTTCGAGCGACAGGTCCAACTGCTCGAGCTTGCGGGACTGCAGGTGAACTTCGAGCTGCGTGAGCCGGGCAAGCCCGGCAATTACCTCGTCTACGGATGA
- a CDS encoding helix-turn-helix domain-containing protein, with protein MGVGATLLNVNELAAYLRVPVSTIYEWRTKGQAPPHAITAPAEHADEHPDPRYAHSPRPQVGRTRDASRGRLHCDRRRTRAVGRWRCGGMDQPARAAVPVERTQSSRSTGR; from the coding sequence CTGGGGGTTGGAGCGACACTCCTCAATGTCAACGAACTCGCGGCGTATCTCCGCGTCCCAGTGTCGACCATCTACGAGTGGCGGACGAAGGGACAGGCGCCCCCGCACGCCATTACGGCACCAGCGGAACATGCCGACGAACATCCTGATCCGCGCTACGCACACTCGCCGCGGCCTCAAGTGGGGCGTACCCGCGATGCTTCTCGCGGTCGTCTACATTGTGACCGCCGCCGCACTCGCGCAGTGGGTCGCTGGCGGTGCGGCGGAATGGATCAACCTGCTCGTGCTGCAGTGCCCGTGGAACGCACCCAAAGTTCGCGGTCAACGGGCCGGTGA
- a CDS encoding low temperature requirement protein A, which produces MTDALSRIGLRRMTGRDPGQPGRVATPLELLFDLVFVVAVSQASQNLHHLIRDGHVGQGVLAYLMVFFAIWWAWMNFTWFASAFDTDDWLYRVMTIVQMAGVLVLAAGVHTAMVELDYLTVTWGYVLMRLAMVGQWLRAAASDPESRPTALRFAVGITIVQVLWIGRIYLLDEGAQLWSFFVLVAAEFLVPVWAESHRRTSWHPVHIAERFGLFTLLLLGESLLASANAMIDALAGGERIPQLLALAASGVVVTAGMWWLYFAREQHGRLRSLRAGFAFGYLHYLIFAAAGAVSSGVEVEIDEITGHTEIAHATAGLALTLPIALFVVSAWAILLRPTLAGGASAAIVVAASLIAASGLLPVGEYAVSALLLSGIVVLLEVAAIKETRPTERARTR; this is translated from the coding sequence ATGACCGACGCGCTCAGCAGGATCGGCCTTCGGCGCATGACGGGGCGTGATCCTGGCCAGCCGGGTCGCGTGGCCACCCCGCTCGAGCTGCTGTTCGACCTGGTGTTCGTCGTGGCGGTCTCACAGGCGTCGCAGAACCTGCACCACCTCATCCGCGACGGCCATGTCGGTCAGGGCGTGCTGGCCTACCTGATGGTGTTCTTCGCGATCTGGTGGGCGTGGATGAACTTCACCTGGTTCGCGTCGGCGTTCGACACGGACGACTGGCTCTACCGCGTCATGACGATCGTGCAGATGGCCGGGGTGCTCGTGCTCGCGGCCGGGGTGCACACCGCAATGGTCGAATTGGACTACCTGACGGTCACGTGGGGCTACGTGCTGATGCGACTGGCCATGGTGGGGCAGTGGCTGCGCGCCGCGGCATCCGACCCCGAATCCCGACCCACAGCGCTGCGGTTCGCCGTGGGGATCACGATCGTTCAGGTGCTCTGGATCGGACGCATCTACCTGCTCGATGAGGGCGCTCAGCTCTGGTCCTTCTTCGTGCTCGTCGCGGCCGAGTTCCTCGTGCCGGTGTGGGCGGAATCCCACCGGCGGACCAGCTGGCATCCGGTCCACATCGCCGAGCGTTTCGGGCTGTTCACCCTGCTGCTGCTCGGAGAGAGCCTGCTGGCCTCGGCCAACGCCATGATCGATGCGCTCGCCGGTGGCGAGCGCATCCCGCAGCTGCTCGCGCTTGCGGCATCCGGGGTCGTCGTCACCGCCGGGATGTGGTGGTTGTACTTCGCCCGAGAGCAGCACGGGCGGCTGCGCAGCCTGCGCGCCGGCTTCGCATTCGGGTATCTGCACTACCTGATCTTCGCGGCGGCGGGCGCGGTCTCCTCAGGCGTGGAGGTCGAGATCGATGAGATCACCGGCCACACCGAGATCGCCCATGCCACCGCCGGACTTGCACTCACGCTTCCCATCGCGCTGTTCGTGGTCAGCGCCTGGGCGATCCTCCTGCGACCGACGCTGGCGGGCGGCGCGTCCGCCGCGATCGTCGTCGCGGCTTCCCTGATCGCCGCGAGCGGCCTTCTGCCGGTGGGGGAGTACGCGGTGTCCGCGTTGCTGCTGAGCGGCATCGTCGTGCTGTTGGAGGTCGCGGCGATCAAAGAGACGCGTCCGACCGAGCGAGCGCGAACGCGCTGA
- a CDS encoding GNAT family N-acetyltransferase yields the protein MAEIVISPATPDRFDDAEYALSGGGDGRACQCQWWMITSAQFDNTTQSERRELLREELHRDAAPPALIAYVDDEAAGWVRVGPRAAQIRLLRTRAIAANTDVPLDDLGVWAISCFVVRREYRGRGLTGKLLSAAIDFARSQGARSIEAYPLDTTAATHRPNELYHGILSGFQRAGFREVARPKPDRTIVSLDLSG from the coding sequence ATGGCCGAGATCGTCATCTCCCCCGCGACCCCCGACCGCTTCGACGATGCCGAGTATGCCCTGTCCGGGGGCGGCGACGGCCGCGCCTGTCAGTGTCAGTGGTGGATGATCACGAGCGCGCAGTTCGACAATACGACCCAGAGCGAGCGGCGGGAGCTGCTCCGCGAAGAGCTCCATCGGGACGCCGCTCCGCCCGCGCTGATCGCCTATGTCGATGACGAGGCTGCGGGCTGGGTGCGGGTGGGGCCGCGGGCCGCGCAGATCCGTCTGCTGCGGACACGGGCGATCGCGGCGAACACCGACGTGCCGCTGGATGACCTCGGCGTCTGGGCGATCAGCTGCTTCGTCGTTCGACGCGAGTATCGCGGTCGGGGCCTGACCGGCAAGCTGCTCTCGGCCGCGATCGACTTCGCCCGCAGTCAGGGTGCCCGATCGATCGAGGCGTACCCCCTCGACACGACCGCGGCCACGCACCGCCCCAACGAGCTGTACCACGGCATCCTGTCGGGGTTCCAGCGGGCAGGCTTCCGCGAGGTCGCGCGCCCGAAGCCCGACCGGACCATCGTGTCGCTCGACCTGAGCGGCTGA